One genomic region from Candidatus Caldarchaeum subterraneum encodes:
- a CDS encoding quinoprotein alcohol dehydrogenase has translation MLRKMTQASLLFFLVLASLNAVGVGQERYEWSLPAYDFKNTNYSPQTAINKENVDRLALAWLYQVPENPFRIPSLAPLQGIETTPLVVNGIVYFATPYNRVVALRSDTGNLVWQYQVNMTTFTSKPYWAYVANQKSISYHGGAIYMMASDCSVHVLDASNGRPLRIVQGETICNVPGNTGFYWGEQAPIVYRNLVIVRASTAAFGGRGFIAAYDINNFNLVWRWFSVPPAGGDPEWGLKYVVETGDGVRTGVPRGNIRPYPNDRGSNSLIGGGALWGLIAVDESSGVLYATVGQPSPVYDAAERPGPNLYTMSIVALNASTGDLLWFYQTIPHALVAVEPGWSVILADVEIAGAPRKVVMAAAKSDYIYVLDARTGQPIYPPIKIGGEELNIYNVNAGENADMTLSTEVLVGKTYCPGAQGGVESPPAFANGILYVATQRACHRISKGPVFYKNEVIEGFISQIDPSIQQNSTLYAVDIRTGRILWKFEMPNRYQAASVVVSGGVVYAVDRAGVLYMVDAETGRLLRRISLGGLGAAGVSISTDIQGEPILLVPTGGGELGGTYTPGVVAAFKLSQTVQGQGTGLSLGEAFVLVAVGAAVIVGIVMLTRRGRRHTGEKGSTQKMAGGGSN, from the coding sequence ATGTTGCGGAAGATGACGCAGGCCAGTCTCTTGTTTTTTCTGGTTCTCGCATCACTAAACGCCGTCGGCGTAGGTCAGGAGAGATACGAATGGAGTCTCCCTGCATACGACTTCAAGAACACTAACTATAGCCCACAAACAGCCATAAACAAGGAGAACGTTGACAGGCTTGCCCTCGCATGGCTTTATCAGGTGCCTGAAAATCCTTTCAGAATACCGTCGTTAGCTCCTCTACAGGGTATAGAAACAACGCCTCTGGTCGTCAACGGCATAGTGTATTTCGCCACTCCCTACAACAGAGTAGTTGCGTTAAGGTCTGACACAGGAAACTTGGTGTGGCAGTATCAAGTTAACATGACCACCTTTACCAGCAAACCCTACTGGGCTTACGTGGCTAACCAGAAATCCATCTCATACCACGGCGGCGCCATCTACATGATGGCTTCCGACTGTTCTGTTCATGTTTTGGACGCATCTAACGGGCGCCCCCTACGCATCGTACAGGGAGAAACCATATGCAACGTGCCGGGGAACACGGGTTTCTACTGGGGTGAGCAGGCGCCCATAGTCTACAGAAACCTCGTCATAGTTAGGGCTTCGACGGCTGCTTTCGGTGGACGAGGGTTTATCGCGGCATACGACATCAACAACTTCAACCTTGTGTGGCGTTGGTTTTCTGTGCCTCCTGCGGGAGGAGACCCAGAATGGGGCCTCAAATACGTGGTTGAGACAGGCGACGGTGTAAGGACAGGGGTTCCCCGGGGAAACATCAGGCCCTATCCAAACGACCGGGGCTCGAACAGTTTGATAGGCGGCGGCGCATTATGGGGTTTGATAGCCGTGGACGAATCCAGCGGAGTTCTCTACGCGACCGTGGGCCAGCCTTCACCTGTGTATGACGCAGCCGAGAGGCCGGGGCCAAACCTTTACACAATGAGTATTGTTGCTTTAAACGCCTCGACAGGTGACTTGCTATGGTTCTACCAAACGATACCCCATGCTTTGGTTGCTGTTGAGCCGGGCTGGAGTGTGATACTCGCCGACGTGGAGATAGCCGGTGCTCCAAGAAAAGTTGTCATGGCGGCGGCGAAATCAGACTACATCTATGTTCTCGACGCCAGAACCGGTCAACCCATCTACCCGCCCATCAAAATAGGAGGAGAAGAGCTAAACATCTATAACGTGAACGCAGGGGAAAACGCCGACATGACACTATCCACAGAGGTACTGGTCGGAAAAACATACTGCCCCGGAGCGCAGGGCGGGGTGGAGTCTCCCCCGGCCTTCGCCAACGGAATACTGTACGTAGCTACGCAGAGGGCATGTCACAGAATCTCTAAAGGCCCTGTCTTCTACAAAAACGAGGTTATCGAAGGCTTCATAAGCCAAATCGACCCATCGATTCAGCAGAACTCGACCTTGTACGCAGTAGACATAAGAACGGGTAGAATCCTTTGGAAGTTTGAGATGCCCAACAGATATCAGGCGGCAAGCGTAGTAGTAAGCGGCGGAGTTGTTTACGCAGTAGACCGTGCAGGTGTCCTCTACATGGTTGACGCCGAGACAGGCAGGCTTCTCAGAAGGATTAGCCTCGGAGGCCTCGGTGCAGCGGGGGTCAGCATCTCCACGGACATTCAGGGTGAGCCGATTCTGCTTGTGCCAACGGGAGGCGGGGAGCTCGGGGGCACCTATACGCCGGGTGTCGTGGCGGCCTTCAAACTTTCCCAGACAGTCCAAGGCCAAGGAACCGGTCTGAGCCTCGGTGAAGCGTTTGTTTTGGTGGCTGTGGGGGCCGCTGTCATAGTAGGTATAGTAATGCTAACCAGAAGAGGGAGGAGACATACTGGAGAAAAAGGCTCAACTCAGAAGATGGCTGGCGGCGGCAGCAATTAA
- a CDS encoding ABC transporter ATP-binding protein, translated as MSEILVAENVSKRYGKHEALADVSFNARKGEALAILGPNGAGKTTLLKCCLGLLDFDGKITVDGVDVGTNGAVARSKMGYVPQKTALHDKLRIIDEMKLMARIKGIRDEQRCREVLEMLGFWERRKDPVGSLSQGMKQRLMLGFTLLAMPDVLLLDEPLSNIDVEGQISLLNQLDEIKREGKTILISSHIVGMGNVIDRVLVLNKGHVAAFGEINEVLSRLRVRNKLYIKLNDKEAVSRALEEKLMQQGDVYAVQRMDEWLIVECESRDKARVISIVLDSGYQLADIVSEAVSLERHYYELIKR; from the coding sequence GTGTCAGAGATTTTAGTCGCCGAAAACGTGTCGAAGAGATACGGTAAACATGAGGCGCTTGCTGATGTTAGCTTCAACGCTAGGAAGGGTGAGGCGTTGGCTATTTTAGGCCCTAATGGAGCGGGCAAAACCACTCTGCTAAAATGCTGTCTCGGCCTTCTCGACTTCGACGGGAAAATCACCGTCGACGGTGTCGATGTAGGTACAAACGGCGCTGTAGCTCGGTCTAAGATGGGATACGTTCCCCAGAAAACAGCACTCCACGACAAGCTTAGAATAATCGACGAAATGAAGCTGATGGCTCGTATTAAAGGGATTAGAGACGAGCAGAGATGCCGCGAAGTTCTGGAAATGCTTGGGTTTTGGGAGAGGAGAAAAGACCCCGTTGGAAGTCTTTCACAGGGGATGAAGCAGAGGCTGATGCTAGGGTTCACTCTGTTGGCAATGCCTGATGTTCTTCTTCTCGACGAGCCCCTAAGCAACATAGACGTCGAGGGGCAGATTTCGCTCTTGAACCAGCTAGATGAGATTAAGCGAGAGGGAAAAACAATCCTCATTTCATCCCATATCGTCGGAATGGGTAATGTTATTGACCGTGTGCTTGTACTTAACAAAGGCCATGTGGCAGCTTTCGGAGAAATTAATGAGGTGCTGAGCAGGCTGAGGGTCAGAAACAAGCTTTACATCAAGCTGAACGATAAAGAGGCCGTAAGCAGGGCGCTTGAAGAAAAGCTCATGCAACAAGGCGATGTTTACGCTGTGCAAAGAATGGATGAATGGCTGATAGTGGAGTGCGAGTCACGTGACAAGGCTAGGGTAATATCCATAGTGTTGGATAGCGGTTACCAGCTAGCTGACATAGTGTCCGAAGCCGTTAGCCTTGAGAGACACTACTACGAGTTAATAAAGAGGTGA
- a CDS encoding ABC-2 type transport system permease: MASATLALTVHTFLEGLRARWVIVYTLVFFMLAINVPMIVLISARYLPPDYLEAYLTGLMALSFPFLPLLSLPLAATSIVDEKESGLLEYMLSNPVSRLSYLMSKLAGLFLSTTLVVVGGYLIAAFLSYGIRINQMGAILPLLGSAMLLNTIMLLLGLLISIVSKRKITAMMIGIFFWFMFTVLSDIGSLSILVSIAGAAPIVLFLTALNPIEAARLLGIYGTRNVGFTELGSIGLILRQLIGEGAPLFILSVQLMWVGLLLILCINIFIRSEIL; this comes from the coding sequence TTGGCTTCAGCCACTCTTGCTCTAACGGTGCACACGTTTCTGGAGGGGTTGCGGGCGAGATGGGTAATAGTTTATACTTTGGTTTTCTTCATGCTGGCGATAAACGTGCCCATGATCGTCTTGATATCGGCGAGGTACCTGCCTCCAGATTATCTAGAAGCCTATCTAACGGGGCTGATGGCTCTCTCCTTCCCATTTCTACCTCTTCTATCGCTTCCACTAGCTGCGACCTCAATAGTTGATGAGAAAGAAAGCGGTTTACTGGAGTACATGCTGTCGAACCCGGTTTCGAGGCTGAGTTATCTGATGAGCAAGTTGGCTGGCTTGTTTCTCTCCACGACCCTTGTGGTAGTGGGCGGCTATCTAATAGCGGCTTTTCTCTCCTATGGGATTAGAATAAACCAGATGGGCGCTATTCTTCCGCTACTAGGTTCGGCGATGCTCCTGAACACCATAATGCTTCTGCTAGGCCTCCTGATATCAATTGTCTCAAAAAGGAAAATAACAGCCATGATGATAGGCATATTTTTCTGGTTTATGTTCACCGTCCTCAGCGACATAGGCTCCCTAAGCATACTGGTGAGTATAGCTGGCGCAGCTCCCATCGTATTGTTTTTGACAGCGCTAAACCCAATAGAAGCAGCTAGGTTGCTGGGCATCTACGGAACACGCAACGTCGGGTTCACGGAGCTCGGAAGCATTGGATTGATTTTGCGGCAGCTGATAGGCGAGGGAGCACCATTGTTTATCCTTAGCGTTCAGCTAATGTGGGTTGGCTTGCTGCTGATTCTATGCATCAACATATTCATACGCTCCGAGATTCTCTAG
- a CDS encoding methylmalonate-semialdehyde dehydrogenase produces MSVLPNFIAGQFAESKSSEKIPVKNPAFDTDIAYVPVSTEEEVAAAVEAGVAAFEKFRKTAPTERVSYLLKIRELMIRDTELLAKILVDNHGRTYAEAVGEVKRSLENVEAAASLAYTLAKGEKMVNISPEIDQELIREPLGCFAVITPFNIPLHAWSSYVPYAIALGATVVLKPSEVTPVVANEVARIVKEAGVPAGVMSVVHGDGRVAEKLVRHPDVQGVGFIGSTKTGKFLYELAAKEGKRASINAGAKNHLIVMPDADFVKTADAAVSSFFGMSGQRCLAASNLVVVKGAERVVDLVRERSALKLGYGMDKETEMGPMASRAGLEKVMKFIELGEEYGKLLVDGRKNKPVKPLNGYFVGPTIFTDISPTAPLAKEEIFGPVVSILHAESLDAAIELINKNTPYGNAASIFTSNPNTARRFVLDVNVGNVGVNIGVPQPMAYFPLGGRKQSFFGTAHSRVDTIRFFTEHKIVTTRWW; encoded by the coding sequence ATGAGCGTATTACCCAACTTCATAGCCGGCCAGTTTGCCGAATCCAAGTCATCGGAGAAAATTCCAGTCAAAAACCCCGCCTTTGACACAGACATCGCCTATGTTCCTGTAAGCACCGAGGAAGAGGTTGCTGCAGCCGTTGAAGCAGGGGTTGCTGCTTTTGAAAAGTTTCGGAAGACAGCGCCCACGGAGAGGGTATCCTATCTGTTGAAGATTCGCGAGTTGATGATAAGGGATACTGAGCTGCTTGCTAAGATACTTGTGGACAACCATGGAAGAACCTATGCCGAGGCTGTGGGAGAGGTTAAACGTAGTCTAGAAAACGTCGAGGCAGCGGCATCGCTTGCCTACACTTTGGCTAAGGGCGAGAAAATGGTCAACATCTCTCCAGAGATAGACCAGGAGCTTATCAGGGAGCCGCTTGGCTGTTTCGCTGTGATTACGCCTTTCAACATCCCGCTGCACGCGTGGTCCTCCTACGTGCCCTATGCTATAGCTCTTGGGGCCACTGTTGTTCTTAAGCCGAGTGAGGTAACGCCTGTTGTCGCTAACGAGGTGGCGCGGATTGTGAAGGAGGCCGGTGTTCCCGCCGGTGTAATGTCAGTTGTCCATGGAGACGGTAGAGTTGCGGAGAAGTTGGTCAGGCATCCTGATGTTCAGGGAGTGGGTTTCATCGGTTCCACGAAGACGGGGAAGTTTCTATATGAGCTGGCTGCGAAAGAGGGGAAGCGGGCGTCCATAAACGCAGGGGCCAAAAACCATCTTATTGTGATGCCTGATGCAGACTTTGTGAAAACAGCTGATGCAGCTGTGTCATCTTTCTTCGGAATGTCGGGTCAACGGTGTCTGGCTGCCTCAAACCTTGTCGTTGTCAAGGGTGCTGAGAGGGTGGTTGACTTGGTGCGGGAAAGGTCGGCGCTCAAACTTGGATATGGAATGGATAAGGAGACTGAAATGGGGCCGATGGCATCAAGAGCTGGGCTTGAGAAGGTCATGAAATTTATCGAACTCGGTGAAGAGTATGGGAAGCTTCTTGTCGACGGAAGAAAGAACAAGCCTGTTAAGCCTTTGAACGGTTACTTCGTGGGCCCAACAATTTTCACCGACATATCTCCAACCGCCCCGCTCGCCAAGGAGGAAATATTCGGCCCCGTCGTGTCAATTCTCCACGCTGAGAGCCTTGATGCAGCAATTGAGCTGATAAACAAAAACACGCCCTACGGCAACGCCGCATCAATTTTCACGTCAAACCCCAACACTGCCCGCCGATTTGTACTCGACGTAAACGTGGGAAACGTGGGAGTAAACATAGGAGTTCCACAGCCCATGGCATATTTTCCACTCGGTGGAAGAAAGCAGTCCTTTTTCGGAACAGCGCATAGCCGCGTCGACACCATAAGATTCTTTACAGAGCACAAGATTGTGACAACGAGGTGGTGGTGA
- a CDS encoding branched-chain amino acid ABC transporter permease, whose translation MVTDKHVKTRLYVLAALILIYIALPLPFINTPYAVFILAQMTFFTIFAYSFNFLFGFTRQLFLCIGAFTGIGAYITGIILRDGIAGPVGAVALSTVVVAFIGLAVSILSVRRKLVAIFTGIFTLAITLVFSNLVTGLVDLTGGETGFRIRGVSLLFLDNLPYYMRYYYIALTTLLIVTVIAFYLIYYTRTGYAYRCIIDDELSAELVGINVQRVKTLTSLLASALLGFSGALYGLFSQLISPSYYAFGSIDLPVQIIVILGGRTSLLGPYIGSAIIAVVNESLRFLGPLTQLLYGLILMLLLAFFRNGIVDFVKRKVAPWFY comes from the coding sequence ATGGTGACCGATAAACACGTAAAAACGAGGCTGTATGTGCTGGCCGCTTTAATACTCATCTACATAGCACTACCCCTTCCCTTCATCAACACACCCTATGCGGTTTTCATACTTGCGCAGATGACTTTCTTCACGATATTCGCCTACAGCTTCAACTTCCTCTTCGGATTCACTCGACAGCTCTTCCTCTGCATAGGCGCCTTCACCGGAATAGGAGCCTACATCACAGGAATTATCCTGAGAGACGGTATAGCTGGGCCAGTAGGGGCTGTCGCATTATCAACGGTTGTCGTCGCATTCATCGGCTTGGCTGTCAGCATCCTCTCCGTGAGACGCAAACTCGTCGCAATTTTTACCGGAATTTTCACCCTCGCCATCACACTTGTGTTCAGCAACCTTGTCACAGGCCTAGTCGACTTGACAGGCGGAGAGACAGGTTTCAGGATAAGAGGAGTTAGCCTCTTGTTTTTAGACAATTTACCATACTACATGAGATACTACTACATCGCCTTAACCACGCTACTCATAGTCACAGTGATTGCGTTCTATCTAATCTATTACACGAGAACAGGCTACGCGTATAGATGTATCATAGACGATGAGCTGAGTGCAGAGCTGGTCGGGATTAACGTGCAGCGGGTTAAGACCTTGACATCTTTGCTTGCATCAGCGTTGCTAGGGTTCTCAGGGGCCTTGTACGGCCTATTCTCACAGCTAATTTCGCCATCATACTACGCATTCGGCTCAATCGACCTGCCTGTGCAGATAATAGTGATTCTCGGAGGCAGAACTTCACTCCTCGGCCCATACATAGGCTCAGCCATCATAGCGGTCGTCAACGAATCTTTGAGATTTCTGGGACCGCTTACTCAGCTCCTCTACGGCTTGATTTTGATGCTTCTTCTTGCTTTCTTCCGAAATGGAATAGTTGACTTTGTGAAGAGAAAAGTTGCACCATGGTTCTACTAG
- a CDS encoding branched-chain amino acid ABC transporter permease, producing MAASIILYLLDGVVFGLVLSLIAAGLTLIYGLAGVLNLAHGELLVVTTVTAAVLSGLLGLPLPLALIVGIAATLAVAVVLDRVVLSPIYKLEGEERVLLGLYITLAFSIFLHSGIITTFPLAYLTVNLPTPNIEVLGLSFRTAQLLAGVLSAVILLGIYLFLKKTWSGRAIRSLTQNETGALLVGVSVKKYRMLVFMVGGVLVGLAGIVRSIIATVAPESGLEFTILGLLVTVVGGIRSVSGTIAAGLVIGVVYTFLVVVVGTYLAYVALLILIMVLLLTRPYGILGERW from the coding sequence ATGGCTGCATCAATAATACTATACCTTCTAGACGGTGTTGTGTTCGGCCTTGTTCTATCCCTTATTGCAGCCGGTCTGACGCTGATATACGGCTTGGCGGGCGTGCTCAATCTGGCGCATGGAGAACTTCTTGTAGTCACAACAGTAACTGCAGCTGTTCTTTCCGGGTTGCTTGGCTTGCCGCTGCCGCTTGCGCTCATCGTGGGTATCGCGGCTACACTTGCTGTTGCGGTTGTTCTTGACCGTGTAGTCTTGAGTCCCATTTACAAGCTTGAGGGCGAGGAAAGAGTGTTGCTCGGTCTCTACATAACCCTGGCTTTCTCGATTTTCCTGCACAGCGGAATAATCACCACCTTTCCACTTGCTTATTTGACTGTGAATCTGCCAACTCCAAACATAGAGGTTCTCGGCTTATCGTTTAGAACAGCACAATTGTTAGCGGGCGTTTTATCGGCCGTCATACTTCTCGGCATCTATCTATTCCTAAAGAAAACGTGGAGCGGCCGGGCTATTCGCTCACTTACACAGAACGAGACAGGGGCGTTGCTGGTTGGTGTAAGCGTGAAAAAATATAGGATGCTTGTTTTCATGGTGGGCGGCGTTTTAGTTGGCTTGGCGGGTATCGTAAGAAGCATTATAGCCACAGTTGCTCCCGAGAGCGGTCTCGAATTCACTATACTCGGTTTGCTAGTGACTGTGGTGGGTGGAATAAGAAGTGTGTCGGGAACTATAGCCGCTGGACTCGTGATAGGTGTTGTTTACACGTTTCTTGTCGTCGTCGTGGGAACCTATCTCGCATATGTCGCCCTGCTTATACTCATCATGGTGCTGCTGCTCACAAGGCCCTATGGAATACTTGGTGAGAGATGGTGA
- a CDS encoding branched-chain amino acid ABC transporter ATP-binding protein codes for MPSLLQLEGLDSGYGDIQVLWNVSLTVEKGEVVAVLGPNGAGKTTLLKTIAGIIKPKKGKVLLEGKRIDGQPPEKIVEEGVALALAEKELFPLMTVHENLLLGAFNKRARQKLDENLEMVYSIFPKLKERASQKAGTMSGGEQQMLAIGRALMTDSKLLLLDEPSTGLAPLLVKTIFQALRKLMETKRELSILLVEQRTVQAAQLSDRGYVLSNGRIVYEGDIKEAVYSRTFLRKYMGM; via the coding sequence TTGCCGAGCCTTCTTCAGCTTGAGGGCTTGGACTCGGGATACGGCGACATACAGGTTCTCTGGAATGTTTCGCTGACTGTGGAGAAGGGCGAGGTGGTGGCGGTGCTTGGCCCCAACGGAGCAGGCAAAACCACTCTGCTAAAAACAATCGCGGGAATCATAAAACCCAAGAAAGGAAAAGTTCTGCTTGAAGGGAAAAGGATTGACGGCCAGCCTCCGGAGAAAATTGTCGAAGAAGGTGTGGCTCTTGCCTTAGCTGAGAAAGAGCTTTTCCCGCTGATGACTGTTCACGAAAACCTCTTACTCGGCGCCTTCAACAAACGGGCCCGCCAAAAATTAGACGAAAACCTTGAAATGGTTTACAGCATCTTCCCTAAGCTGAAGGAGCGGGCGTCTCAGAAGGCTGGCACCATGAGCGGAGGCGAGCAGCAGATGCTTGCCATAGGAAGAGCACTGATGACGGACTCGAAGCTACTTCTATTGGACGAACCATCAACAGGGCTGGCACCACTCCTCGTGAAAACCATCTTCCAAGCATTGAGAAAACTCATGGAGACTAAGAGAGAGCTCTCCATACTACTTGTAGAGCAGCGGACCGTGCAGGCTGCTCAGCTCAGCGACAGAGGCTATGTGTTATCAAACGGGCGCATCGTGTATGAAGGCGACATCAAGGAAGCCGTATACTCTAGGACTTTTCTGAGAAAATACATGGGGATGTAG
- a CDS encoding branched-chain amino acid ABC transporter ATP-binding protein: protein MATLIRCVDVTKYFGGLPALKNINLEIEANEIRAIIGPNGAGKTTLFNVVNGVYKPSAGKIFFDGKDITGKPPHEIFKLGMSRTLQIPRPFKDLTVWENVLAGGLFNERVDRTELEKHVSTLLDRLGLAEKSEMKAGLLNLQERKKVELARALASKPRVLMVDEYMSGLNTAEVEEAVDLFRDLRREYGLTIVWVEHVISAVASLADKVTVLNQGAKLAEGRPEEVVMDQEVVEAYLGERGVAEPSSA from the coding sequence TTGGCCACGCTAATTAGATGTGTTGATGTTACAAAGTATTTTGGAGGATTACCGGCCCTGAAAAACATCAATCTAGAGATTGAGGCTAATGAGATAAGGGCCATCATCGGCCCTAACGGTGCGGGAAAAACCACCCTCTTCAACGTTGTCAACGGTGTGTACAAGCCCTCGGCGGGGAAAATATTCTTTGACGGAAAAGATATCACGGGAAAGCCTCCTCATGAGATATTCAAACTTGGCATGAGCAGGACTTTGCAGATTCCCAGGCCTTTCAAGGATTTGACGGTTTGGGAAAACGTCTTGGCCGGCGGGTTATTCAACGAGAGAGTTGACAGGACGGAGCTGGAGAAACATGTTTCAACTCTTTTAGACAGGCTTGGTCTTGCTGAGAAGTCGGAGATGAAAGCGGGTTTGCTGAACCTTCAGGAGAGGAAAAAGGTTGAACTAGCTCGGGCCCTCGCCTCGAAGCCTAGGGTGCTTATGGTTGATGAGTACATGAGCGGGCTTAACACAGCGGAGGTCGAGGAGGCGGTAGATCTCTTTAGAGACCTGCGGAGAGAATATGGGCTGACTATTGTCTGGGTGGAGCATGTGATAAGCGCGGTCGCCTCTCTCGCAGATAAGGTGACTGTGCTTAATCAGGGGGCGAAACTGGCTGAGGGAAGACCTGAAGAAGTCGTAATGGACCAGGAAGTTGTGGAGGCGTATCTGGGTGAGAGAGGGGTTGCCGAGCCTTCTTCAGCTTGA
- a CDS encoding branched-chain amino acid ABC transporter substrate-binding protein translates to MKRSVLVAIVAVVVVAAVAASAGFLFLSQQRLGASEVKIGALVPLTGPFAVYGSYTLDGMRFAVDELNARGGVLGARVVLVEADEKNDAKEAVAIFKRMAEVDRVTAVVGTISSGIGAVLSAEAEQAKVPLFLVAAGSHTILTKESRYTFRTCLPPAPTNGELLANFVRDKGYKRVGVVIASYEWGFAIRDVLDQRLKQLQGVQYQIEEAPLGETDFTTVLRKLQPLQPEVMILTGHPPGFPTITKQAIELGFQSAYYIASVQPPELMLRGVGDIGLGKLVTTTCVNSEAPEYKQLAEKFYQKYGKFFDHNAVTGYVTVMMIADAVEKTRSVDPVTVANHIRTSEYNSPIFAWPLSYTEWGEIKKPAMRLAVIKQGNPGSINPGANWVIETLYISPPVQPYVPEK, encoded by the coding sequence GTGAAAAGGTCCGTATTGGTCGCTATTGTTGCGGTGGTTGTTGTCGCTGCTGTCGCTGCCTCTGCGGGCTTTCTCTTTCTATCTCAGCAAAGACTTGGAGCGTCAGAGGTTAAAATCGGTGCACTGGTTCCTTTGACGGGGCCTTTTGCCGTTTACGGCTCCTACACCCTTGACGGCATGCGGTTCGCTGTCGACGAGCTAAATGCCCGAGGAGGTGTTCTCGGTGCCCGTGTTGTCCTCGTCGAGGCTGACGAGAAGAACGACGCTAAAGAGGCTGTGGCCATCTTCAAGAGAATGGCCGAGGTCGACAGGGTGACGGCGGTTGTCGGAACAATTTCGAGCGGGATTGGCGCTGTTCTTTCAGCCGAGGCCGAGCAGGCTAAGGTGCCGCTGTTCCTCGTGGCGGCCGGCTCCCACACGATTTTGACCAAGGAGTCGCGATACACTTTCCGAACCTGTCTCCCACCCGCACCCACCAATGGCGAGCTCTTGGCGAACTTTGTACGCGACAAGGGCTACAAACGTGTCGGAGTCGTGATAGCCAGCTACGAATGGGGATTCGCCATCAGAGATGTCTTGGACCAAAGGCTGAAGCAGCTACAGGGTGTACAGTACCAGATTGAGGAGGCGCCTCTGGGTGAAACAGACTTTACAACAGTTCTACGCAAGCTCCAGCCTCTGCAACCAGAGGTGATGATACTCACCGGACATCCACCAGGCTTCCCAACAATCACAAAACAGGCCATCGAGCTCGGTTTCCAGTCCGCGTACTACATCGCCTCGGTGCAGCCTCCCGAGCTGATGTTGAGAGGTGTAGGAGACATCGGCCTCGGCAAACTAGTGACAACCACATGTGTCAACTCCGAGGCACCCGAGTACAAGCAGCTCGCCGAAAAGTTCTATCAAAAATATGGAAAATTCTTCGACCACAACGCTGTCACGGGCTACGTAACGGTCATGATGATAGCTGACGCAGTTGAGAAGACCAGGTCAGTTGACCCTGTTACCGTAGCCAACCACATACGGACAAGCGAATACAACTCGCCGATATTTGCTTGGCCTCTCTCCTACACCGAATGGGGTGAGATAAAGAAGCCTGCGATGAGACTGGCTGTAATCAAGCAAGGTAACCCGGGAAGCATCAACCCCGGCGCCAACTGGGTAATCGAAACACTCTACATATCCCCGCCTGTGCAGCCGTACGTGCCCGAGAAATAA
- a CDS encoding luciferase family protein, protein MKLGLRLPTYARPGEFSSYETLKNYVAKAEDLGVEGFFVIDHLLTSRPAYSTSWHDPLIALSFIAAATRKAIIGPMILVLPFRNPYLLAKQLASLDVYSGGRFVLGAGVGWNPDEFRLLNTPLEKRGAIMDEYLVLLKKLWTDDKITFEGKFFNVRDLVLEPKPLQKPHPPIWIGGGSQPHEILYGAAAKGIDRVLYRVAKFADGWIPHSSSTPEMARQDWEKVKKYATELGRDPYKIQKVYSNFIYIKSPGSSDEEAVKRFSLYSGMNLDYWRTFYLYGTVEELAEKIKNRIKSLEGVDWIVLNPVTYEESQLRKITDELLPLIDNV, encoded by the coding sequence ATGAAGCTCGGCTTACGGCTACCCACATACGCGAGGCCCGGTGAATTCTCCTCCTATGAAACCCTGAAAAATTATGTAGCGAAAGCTGAGGACCTAGGCGTTGAGGGTTTCTTCGTAATTGATCATCTTCTAACATCTAGGCCAGCTTACTCAACAAGCTGGCACGACCCCTTGATAGCTCTCTCCTTCATCGCCGCTGCAACCAGAAAAGCCATCATAGGGCCCATGATACTTGTGCTACCGTTCAGAAACCCGTATCTTCTCGCGAAACAGCTTGCTTCTCTGGATGTTTACTCTGGGGGTCGTTTTGTTCTCGGAGCAGGTGTTGGGTGGAACCCTGACGAGTTCAGGCTTTTGAATACGCCGCTGGAGAAACGGGGCGCGATAATGGATGAATATCTTGTTCTTCTTAAGAAGCTGTGGACAGATGACAAGATAACTTTCGAGGGAAAATTCTTCAACGTGAGAGACTTGGTTCTGGAGCCGAAGCCTCTCCAAAAGCCTCATCCTCCTATTTGGATTGGGGGAGGCAGCCAGCCTCATGAAATACTTTACGGCGCCGCGGCCAAAGGAATAGACAGGGTGCTGTATCGTGTTGCAAAATTCGCCGATGGCTGGATACCCCATTCAAGCTCTACACCGGAGATGGCGAGACAGGACTGGGAGAAGGTCAAGAAATACGCCACAGAGCTGGGACGCGACCCATACAAAATCCAAAAAGTATACTCCAACTTCATCTACATAAAGAGTCCGGGCAGCAGCGACGAAGAGGCTGTCAAACGTTTCTCACTCTACTCGGGCATGAACCTAGACTATTGGAGAACCTTCTACCTATACGGCACCGTAGAAGAGTTGGCTGAAAAAATAAAGAACCGGATAAAGTCTCTCGAAGGCGTTGACTGGATTGTCCTCAACCCGGTGACCTATGAGGAGAGTCAGCTGCGTAAAATCACTGATGAGCTTTTGCCGCTTATAGATAATGTATAG